A region of the Pseudomonas asiatica genome:
CGAAATCCTCAACAACGTCGCCGACAAGGGCACGCCGCACGTGCTGTGCAGCTACCTGTACGACCTGGCCGGCCTGTTCTCCAGCTTCTACGAGAATTGCCCGATTCTTGCCGCCGAAACCCCGCAGCAGCAGCAGAGCCGCCTGCGCCTCGCGGCGCTGACCGGCCGCACTCTCAAGCAAGGTCTGGAACTGCTCGGCCTGGAAACCCTGGAGCGCATGTAAGTTGGCTGCCAAGAAAAAACCCGCACCCAAACGCGGCGCCAGCCGCCAGACGGCGCCGGCCAAGCAGCCGATCCCCGGTTGGGTATGGCTGGCGGTTGGCCTGACCGTAGGCGCGTTCATCGTGTTCCTGATGAAGCTCGAGCCCGGTGGCGAAGACATCAAGCGCACCAAGCCCGAGCAGCAGAAGGCCGAGAAAGTGGCCGAAGCCGGCAAGCCGGCGCAGGCCACCCCGCAGCAGCCGGTGAAGCCGAAGTACGACTTCTACACGCTGCTGCCGGAGTCGGAGGTGATCGTGCCGCCGGAGGCCGTGCCAGAGAAGACGCCACCCGTCCCGGCCCAGCCGGTGACCCCGGTGACGCCGGCTGAAGCGGCGAAAATCGACACGGCGCGAGCCCAGGCGGCGCTGATGGGCCAGACCCCGCCACCGGCACCACCGGTGATCAAGCCGGCGGCAACCACCCAGTTCTTCCTGCAAGCCGGTTCGTTCCGCAAGCAGGCCGATGCCGACAAGGTGCGCGCGCAGATCATCCTGCTGGGTCAGTCGGTGAAGGTGGAGTCGGGCACGGTCAAGGACGAAACCTGGTACCGCGTACTGGTGGGCCCGTTCAGCAACCGCGAGCAGCTGACCGGGGCGCAGAAGCAACTGGCTGGGGCAGGTTTCAGCAACCTGCTGCTGCAACAGCGGCAGACCCGTCAGTAACCTGCGTTTGCGGCCCTGTGGGAGCGGCCTTGTGTCGCGAAAGGTCCGCAAAGCGGCCCCAGGATTTCAGCGGTGCTGCTGAGCATGCTGGGGCTGCTTTGCAGCCCTTTCGCGACACAAGGCCGCTCCCACAAGGGCTGTGCGTCAACCCCGCCCCGCATTCCGCTCGGAAACCTGGCTGTTCAGCGTCCAGAAGTCATACAGCACCCCCACCAGGAACAGCCCGCCGGTAAAGAAGTAGATGATCGCGGTGATCCACTTGCCCTGATACAGCCGGTGCAACCCAAACACCCCGAGGAAGGTCAGCAGGATCCAGGCGATGTTGTAGTCAATGCGCCCGGACTGGAACCTGAAGTCGGCTTCACGGTCCATGGACGGGATCAGGAACAGGTCGATCAACCAGCCGATGCCCAGCAGGCCCAGGGTGAAGAACCAGATGGTGCCGGTTACTGGCTTGCCGTAATAGAAACGATGCGACCCGGTAAAGCCGAAAATCCATAGCAGGTAGCCAATGGTCTTGCTGTGGGTGTCGTGAAACGGCGCCCCCTGTTGATAACTGTTCATTCATAGCCCCCGTGGGTTATCCGAAAATTTTCTAAGAAAAAATGTGACTTTCTTGTCGCAGGCCGACGTACGGCACCTGGACAATCGACCAACGGATCAAAGATTGATCAAAAAGCTGTTATAAAGTTGCGCGCCCAACACATAACTATTCATAAGAGCTTCATCTATGCCGCCTTTACTCAAGACATGGCTGACCCTCTGCCTATTATTGCCCCTGGCCGCCCACGCCACCAATCGTGAGCAACGTCTTCCCAATGGTTTTACCGGCTACACCACCAATGCCTCGGTAAGACACGCACCGGTCAAGCAGACCGCGCTGCGCACCCGCCCAAGCAATGCCGCCAGCAGCCGCAGCGTGCCCGGTGTACCGGTCGCCGCCATGTCGCCGAAGCAGAGCAGCGATGTGCTCAGCCGTGCGGTGAATGTGCTCGGCACCCCTTATGTCTGGGGCGGCAGCAGCCCGAAGAAAGGCTTCGACTGCAGCGGGCTGGTCAAATACGCTTTCAACGACGTCGCCGACGTCGACCTGCCGCGCACCTCCAATGCCATGGCCCAGGGCCACGGCGTCAAGGTAGCCAAGGGTGACCTGAAGCCAGGTGACCTGATTTTCTTCAACATCAAGAGCCGCCGGGTGAACCACGTTGCCATCTACCTGGGCAACGACCGCTTCATCCATGCTCCACGCCGTGGCAAGCGGGTAAGCATCGACACCCTGAGCAAGCCTTACTGGCAGAAGCATTACGTGGTGGCCAAGCGAGTGCTGCCGAAAGAACAGCAGCAGCTGAACCTGGCCAAGCGCTGATCTGATCGGCGCTCTCCTGTCCGGGCCTCTTCGCGGGTAAACCCGCTCCCACAGGTACACCACAGCATTCGAAGGCTGTGTTATCCATGTGGGAGCGGGTTTACCCGCGAAAGGGCCAGCACAGGCACTATAGATCGCTGATCAGCCCCCTCTCCTTCAACCCCCGCATCGCCCCTTCCATCGTCCGCATCCCGTCCGCACCACCCGCCTGCATCACCGAACACAACTGCGCCATCCGCCCTTCCCGAACCAGGTTACGCACCGCTGGCGTCACCACCAGCACTTCCCGCGCAGCAACCCGCCCACCGCCCGCACGCCTGACCAGCACCTGCGCCACCACCAGGCGCAACGACTCGGCCAGCATCGCCCGCACCAGCGGCTTCTCTTCGGCAGCGAACACCTCCACCAACCGGTCAATACTGCTCACCGCCGAACGCGTATGCACGGTCGCCAGCACCAGGTGTCCGGTCTCGGCCGCGCGCAAGGCCAGGCGAATGGTTTCCAGGTCGCGCAGCTCACCGATCATGATCACATCCGGGTCCTGACGCAGGGCACTGCGCAGCCCCTGGGCGAACCCACCACAATGGCGGCCGACCTCACGCTGGTTGACCAGGCTGCGCTGGCTACTGTGGATAACTTCGACAGGGTCTTCGAGGGTGATGATATGCAGAGCCCGACCGCGGTTCAGCTGGTCAAGCAGTGTCGCCAAGGTGCTGGTCTTGCCGCTGCCGGTCGGCCCACCCACGAGGATCAAGCCATCGCTGCATTGCGCAACAGCTTGAAACACATCCCCCAGGTCGAGTTCATCGAGCGTGGCGATATGCCCCGGGATCAGGCGGAAGGTGGCCGCAGGGCCATGCAACTGGCGAAACAGGTTCAGCCGAAAGCGCCCCAGCACCGGCAATTCCAGCGCCAGGTCCAGCTCATCACCCTGGGCCCACTGTCGGCGCTGGTCTTCATCCAGCATGGGTGCCATGCCCTCGGTCAAGGCGGCAGGGCCCAAGGTCGGCAGGGCCATGCGCTGCAGCTCGCCATCCAGGCGCAGCATCGGTATCTGGCCCGCCGCCAGGTGCAGGTCGGAAGCCCCCGCATCCACGGCCCGGGCCAACAGGTCGGTCACATCCATGAGACTCCCCAAAGGCCTTCAAGTAGGTAGAATGCCGCAAACCCCACAGCCGCCGGCATCAGTCCATGTCCACCCTAGCAGACAACCTTTCCGCTATTTCCGCCCGAATCGCCGGCGCTGCCCAGGCTGCCGGGCGTGATCCGGCCAGCGTCCAGTTGCTGGCCGTGAGCAAGACCAAGCCAGCCAGCGCCATCCGCGAGATCCACGCCGCCGGCGTGTGCGATTTCGGGGAAAACTACCTACAGGAAGCGCTGACAAAGCAGCAGGCACTCGGCGACCTGCCCTTGATCTGGCACTTCATCGGCCCCATTCAGTCGAACAAGACCAAAGCCATCGCCGAGCATTTCGACTGGGTACATTCCGTGGACCGCCTGAAAATCGCCCAACGCCTCTCGGAGCAGCGCCCGGCCGGGCTGGCGCCACTGAACATCTGCCTGCAGGTGAACGTCAGCGGCGAAGACAGCAAGTCCGGCTGCGCCCCCGCCGACCTGCCGGCCCTGGCCAAGGCGGTAGCCGCGCTGCCCAACCTGCGCCTGCGCGGGCTGATGGCCATCCCAGAACCCACTGATGACCGCGCCGCCCAGGAAGCCGCCTTCGCCACCCTGCGCCAGTTGCAGGAAGGCCTTGGCCTTGGCCTGGACACCCTTTCCATGGGCATGAGCCACGACCTGGAAGCGGCCATTGCACAGGGTGCGACCTGGGTGCGTATCGGTACCGCCCTGTTCGGTGCCCGCGACTACGGGCAGCCCTGATTCCATGCTTTACTCACTCTTTCCCACAAGGACCTGACATGAGCAAGACTCGTATTGCCTTCATCGGCGCCGGCAACATGGCCGCCAGCCTGATCGGTGGTCTGCGTGCCCAGGGCCTGGACGCCTCGCAGATCCGCGCCAGCGACCCGGGCGCCGAGACCCGCAGCCGCATCCAGGCCGAGCACGGCATCGAAACCTTCGAGAACAACGCCCAGGCCATCGATGGTGCCGACGTCATCGTCCTGGCGGTCAAGCCCCAGGTCATGAAAGCCGTGTGCCAAGCCCTGCAACCGAACCTGCAGGATGGCCAGCTGATCGTTTCCATCGCTGCCGGCATCACCTGCGCCAGCCTGCAAAGCTGGGTCGGCGCTCGCCCTGTGGTGCGCTGCATGCCCAACACCCCGGCACTGCTGCGCCAAGGCGTCAGCGGCCTGTACGCCACCGCGGAAGTATCCAGCGAACAACGCCAGCAGGCCGAGCAACTGCTGTCGGCCGTGGGCACCGCCCTGTGGCTGGAGCAGGAACAGCAACTGGACGCCGTGACGGCTGTCTCCGGCAGCGGCCCGGCGTATTTCTTCCTGCTGATCGAAGCCATGACCGCGGCCGGCGAAAAACTTGGCCTGCCACGTGAAACCGCCTCACAGCTGACCCTGCAGACAGCGTTGGGCGCCGCACGCATGGCGGTTGCCAGCGATGTCGACGCTGCCGAGCTGCGCCGCCGTGTCACCTCGCCTGCCGGCACTACCGAAGCGGCGATCAAGTCGTTCCAGGCCAGCGGCTTCGAAGGCATCGTCGAACAGGCGCTGCAGGCTGCGGCTACACGTTCCGCCGAGCTGGCCGAACAACTGGGCAAATAAGGAGCCTTAGATGAATGCACTGTCCGGCGCCGCGATCTTCGTGGTGCAAACCCTGGTCAGCCTGTATCTGGTGATCGTCCTGCTGCGCTTCGTCCTGCAGCTGGTCAAGGCCAACTTCTACAACCCGCTGTGCCAGTTCGCCGTGCGCGCCACACAACCGCTGCTCAAGCCGATCCGCCGGGTCATCCCAAGCGTTGGTGGGCTGGATACCTCGTCGCTGCTGTTGTCGGTGGTCATCCAGGCGTTGCTGATGGCTTTCGTGCTGATGGTCACCTACGGCACCTTCGGTGACATCCTGCACCTGCTGATGTGGGCCATCATCGGTATCACCTCGCTGTTCCTGAAGATTTTCTGGGTCGCGATGATCGTCATGGTGATCGTATCCTGGGTTGCTCCCAACAGCCACAATCCGGCGGCCGAGCTGGCCTACCAGATCAGCGAACCGGTGCTGGCGCCGTTCCGCCGCATCGTGCCCAACCTGGGCGGCATGGACATCTCGCCGATCTTCGCCTTCCTCGCGATCCAGGTGATCCAGTCGTTTGTCATGCCGCCGCTGGCCGCCTATGCCGGCATGCCACAAGAGCTGTGGCGGATGATCTGAGCCTCACCTGACCCTGGTTGCTTCCAGCGACAAGCCTCTGCTTGCCGCTGGGGGTAGCGCTCTTTAGACTTACGCCTCCGTCAAGCGTGAGCAGGGTCGATGTCCACTGTCTTTCCCGAAGATTCCGTCGGTCTGGTAGTACCGCAAACCGCCCGGTTCGATGAACCGCTGGCACTGGCTTGTGGCCGCTCCCTGGCCAGTTACGAACTGGTCTACGAGACCTATGGCACCCTGAACGCCAGCGCGAGCAACGCCGTGCTGATCTGCCATGCGCT
Encoded here:
- a CDS encoding YggS family pyridoxal phosphate-dependent enzyme; amino-acid sequence: MSTLADNLSAISARIAGAAQAAGRDPASVQLLAVSKTKPASAIREIHAAGVCDFGENYLQEALTKQQALGDLPLIWHFIGPIQSNKTKAIAEHFDWVHSVDRLKIAQRLSEQRPAGLAPLNICLQVNVSGEDSKSGCAPADLPALAKAVAALPNLRLRGLMAIPEPTDDRAAQEAAFATLRQLQEGLGLGLDTLSMGMSHDLEAAIAQGATWVRIGTALFGARDYGQP
- a CDS encoding TM2 domain-containing protein, which translates into the protein MNSYQQGAPFHDTHSKTIGYLLWIFGFTGSHRFYYGKPVTGTIWFFTLGLLGIGWLIDLFLIPSMDREADFRFQSGRIDYNIAWILLTFLGVFGLHRLYQGKWITAIIYFFTGGLFLVGVLYDFWTLNSQVSERNAGRG
- a CDS encoding type IV pilus twitching motility protein PilT; this encodes MDVTDLLARAVDAGASDLHLAAGQIPMLRLDGELQRMALPTLGPAALTEGMAPMLDEDQRRQWAQGDELDLALELPVLGRFRLNLFRQLHGPAATFRLIPGHIATLDELDLGDVFQAVAQCSDGLILVGGPTGSGKTSTLATLLDQLNRGRALHIITLEDPVEVIHSSQRSLVNQREVGRHCGGFAQGLRSALRQDPDVIMIGELRDLETIRLALRAAETGHLVLATVHTRSAVSSIDRLVEVFAAEEKPLVRAMLAESLRLVVAQVLVRRAGGGRVAAREVLVVTPAVRNLVREGRMAQLCSVMQAGGADGMRTMEGAMRGLKERGLISDL
- a CDS encoding SPOR domain-containing protein, with protein sequence MAAKKKPAPKRGASRQTAPAKQPIPGWVWLAVGLTVGAFIVFLMKLEPGGEDIKRTKPEQQKAEKVAEAGKPAQATPQQPVKPKYDFYTLLPESEVIVPPEAVPEKTPPVPAQPVTPVTPAEAAKIDTARAQAALMGQTPPPAPPVIKPAATTQFFLQAGSFRKQADADKVRAQIILLGQSVKVESGTVKDETWYRVLVGPFSNREQLTGAQKQLAGAGFSNLLLQQRQTRQ
- the proC gene encoding pyrroline-5-carboxylate reductase; this encodes MSKTRIAFIGAGNMAASLIGGLRAQGLDASQIRASDPGAETRSRIQAEHGIETFENNAQAIDGADVIVLAVKPQVMKAVCQALQPNLQDGQLIVSIAAGITCASLQSWVGARPVVRCMPNTPALLRQGVSGLYATAEVSSEQRQQAEQLLSAVGTALWLEQEQQLDAVTAVSGSGPAYFFLLIEAMTAAGEKLGLPRETASQLTLQTALGAARMAVASDVDAAELRRRVTSPAGTTEAAIKSFQASGFEGIVEQALQAAATRSAELAEQLGK
- a CDS encoding YggT family protein, with the protein product MNALSGAAIFVVQTLVSLYLVIVLLRFVLQLVKANFYNPLCQFAVRATQPLLKPIRRVIPSVGGLDTSSLLLSVVIQALLMAFVLMVTYGTFGDILHLLMWAIIGITSLFLKIFWVAMIVMVIVSWVAPNSHNPAAELAYQISEPVLAPFRRIVPNLGGMDISPIFAFLAIQVIQSFVMPPLAAYAGMPQELWRMI
- a CDS encoding C40 family peptidase: MPPLLKTWLTLCLLLPLAAHATNREQRLPNGFTGYTTNASVRHAPVKQTALRTRPSNAASSRSVPGVPVAAMSPKQSSDVLSRAVNVLGTPYVWGGSSPKKGFDCSGLVKYAFNDVADVDLPRTSNAMAQGHGVKVAKGDLKPGDLIFFNIKSRRVNHVAIYLGNDRFIHAPRRGKRVSIDTLSKPYWQKHYVVAKRVLPKEQQQLNLAKR